In the genome of Persephonella sp. KM09-Lau-8, one region contains:
- the nadD gene encoding nicotinate (nicotinamide) nucleotide adenylyltransferase, translating into MIGLYGGSFDPVHIGHLRIAEDIREYFSLEKIIFIPAYHSPLKDPSKASPQDRLNMLKISIEDNPYFDIDDIEIKRKGKSYTIDTINIYREKLGYYPFFIVGTDAFLTLDKWKNPEELIRNTNFIVVGRGKDNFETIVNFVKSKFPEMEIRDNNQLDSKKSGVIYFFSSRRIDISSTEIRSRIKTGKSIKYLVLPQIEKYILNKKLYRG; encoded by the coding sequence ATGATCGGATTATACGGCGGAAGTTTTGACCCTGTTCATATAGGACATCTGCGAATAGCTGAGGATATAAGGGAGTATTTTTCTCTTGAAAAGATAATTTTTATCCCTGCTTATCACTCTCCTTTAAAAGACCCAAGCAAAGCCTCTCCCCAGGATAGACTTAATATGCTTAAAATATCTATTGAAGATAATCCTTATTTTGATATTGACGACATAGAAATCAAACGTAAAGGTAAATCCTATACTATTGATACAATAAACATTTACAGAGAAAAATTAGGTTATTATCCATTCTTCATAGTTGGAACAGACGCATTTTTAACACTTGATAAATGGAAAAACCCAGAAGAACTAATTAGAAACACAAATTTTATTGTTGTTGGAAGGGGAAAAGACAATTTTGAAACGATAGTTAATTTTGTAAAAAGCAAATTTCCTGAAATGGAGATAAGAGATAATAATCAACTTGATTCTAAAAAATCAGGTGTAATTTATTTCTTTAGTAGCAGAAGAATAGATATATCTTCCACAGAAATTAGAAGTAGAATAAAAACAGGAAAATCTATAAAATATCTTGTCTTGCCACAGATAGAAAAATATATTTTAAATAAAAAACTATATAGGGGCTGA
- a CDS encoding ATP-dependent Clp protease adaptor ClpS: MGIGFETDIQEKKKTEIGLPAKVIVYNDDWHTFEEVIYQIMKATKCDLATAEALTWEIHTKGKAVVFEGDLEEALYVQNVLEEIDLSVEVLI, translated from the coding sequence ATGGGCATAGGATTTGAGACTGACATTCAAGAAAAGAAAAAAACTGAGATAGGCTTACCGGCAAAAGTAATAGTTTATAACGATGACTGGCATACCTTTGAAGAGGTAATCTATCAAATAATGAAAGCTACTAAATGTGACCTTGCAACAGCAGAAGCTTTAACTTGGGAAATACACACCAAAGGAAAAGCAGTTGTATTTGAAGGGGATTTAGAAGAAGCCCTCTATGTCCAGAATGTCCTTGAGGAAATAGACCTTTCTGTGGAAGTTTTAATCTAA
- a CDS encoding FAD-dependent oxidoreductase, with amino-acid sequence MAKIVVVGAGFAGHYAALILSDALKGKGNHDITVITRVPKFTYIPSLVWVGVGQMTADQVQFDLKPVYDKMGINLVHGVAKEVHPDEQYVVVELPNGETKNVDYDYIIMATGPYLNFEGTPGLGPDKGYTHSICTPPHATKAAAAYLELIQRMEKGDKVKIVIGTGHGAATCQGAAFEYIANVHNDLVDRGLRDRAEILWVSNEPALGDFGIDGLEMRYGGEIFTGEEMVRFLFEKYGIKWQIKSHVKQVDESKIYTIDVDGNENEIEYDFAMLIPQFKAQPIKWIDKDGNDITDKMCNPAGFVKVDAVYGKPYDELDGPDWPRTYQNPLYKNVFAAGIAFAPPGPLSRPSQAPDGSPIAPAPPRTGYTAELSGKAAALNIVDMIEGKEPSHTASMAETPGLCVASLKHHLMTGEAVTIGIYPVARNRAAFPEYGRDLDNCVAEIGLAGAWFKWFLHHAFLYKLQAKPGWKLIP; translated from the coding sequence ATGGCAAAGATTGTGGTAGTAGGGGCAGGATTTGCCGGGCACTATGCGGCACTCATTTTATCAGATGCCCTTAAAGGAAAGGGCAATCATGATATCACAGTTATTACCCGTGTTCCAAAATTCACTTATATTCCTTCTCTTGTCTGGGTGGGGGTTGGCCAGATGACTGCTGACCAGGTTCAGTTCGACCTGAAACCTGTCTATGACAAAATGGGAATTAATCTGGTTCATGGTGTTGCCAAAGAAGTTCACCCTGACGAACAATATGTTGTTGTTGAACTTCCAAATGGAGAAACAAAAAATGTAGATTATGACTACATTATTATGGCAACAGGACCATATCTGAACTTTGAAGGAACTCCAGGACTGGGGCCAGACAAAGGATATACACACTCAATATGTACTCCACCACACGCAACAAAAGCAGCAGCTGCTTACCTTGAACTTATTCAAAGAATGGAAAAAGGAGACAAAGTAAAAATAGTAATTGGAACAGGACATGGTGCGGCTACATGTCAGGGTGCTGCATTTGAATATATAGCAAACGTTCACAATGACCTTGTTGATAGAGGGCTGAGAGATAGAGCTGAAATTCTCTGGGTTTCAAACGAACCAGCCCTTGGGGACTTTGGTATCGATGGACTTGAAATGAGATATGGCGGTGAAATATTCACCGGTGAAGAAATGGTTAGATTTCTCTTTGAAAAATATGGAATCAAATGGCAAATTAAATCTCATGTTAAACAGGTTGATGAAAGCAAAATATATACAATAGATGTAGATGGAAATGAAAATGAAATTGAATACGACTTTGCAATGTTAATACCTCAGTTTAAAGCTCAACCTATTAAATGGATAGACAAAGATGGAAATGATATAACAGATAAGATGTGTAACCCTGCAGGATTTGTAAAAGTTGATGCTGTTTATGGAAAACCTTATGATGAGCTTGATGGTCCAGACTGGCCAAGAACATATCAGAACCCACTTTATAAAAATGTATTTGCTGCAGGTATTGCGTTTGCACCACCAGGACCATTATCAAGACCATCTCAGGCTCCAGATGGTTCACCAATAGCACCAGCTCCACCAAGAACAGGTTATACTGCTGAGCTTTCTGGTAAAGCAGCAGCTTTAAACATAGTTGATATGATAGAAGGTAAAGAACCATCTCACACAGCATCAATGGCAGAAACACCAGGTCTTTGTGTAGCTTCACTTAAACACCACCTTATGACAGGTGAAGCTGTAACTATTGGTATTTACCCTGTTGCAAGAAATAGAGCTGCTTTCCCAGAATATGGTAGAGACCTTGATAACTGTGTGGCAGAAATTGGACTTGCAGGTGCTTGGTTCAAATGGTTCTTACACCATGCATTCCTTTACAAACTCCAGGCTAAGCCTGGTTGGAAACTTATACCTTAA
- a CDS encoding glycosyltransferase, whose translation MLTVCIIGKFPDKTIKTLLENDLSEVEEIIITDPEVAIIHPKIRTIDVSSDNKAVIKNKLIDESSQDYILWLSSDNELEDTSIEEFIDEIEDNPDADIIYANEIIKIGDDEDIRNFSDYYGAENTLIQALTLEDELPEWGVVTKKSIFDRLGKFNEEYEDYEFYEFLYKNLKNLRLKLAEFTFITFNLRDTFIDTSFRSKALREAVKIYDWKKEIFSSLSWDKNENLAYSTAYTMIGDKLFNYFDFYNASEYYRKALLSFHNQVSLKKLINTLVMMGFFDKARSITSTEQGLTEQEAQEITENIDKIQQLVKELESAIEEGKAGDILISAPDILSVYQGAPMYNILGIVYALKGEFHTAYRFLYKAVTMNPLDEDILYNLIDIADKIGKKKKLRN comes from the coding sequence ATGCTTACAGTCTGTATAATAGGCAAATTTCCTGATAAAACAATAAAAACTCTACTGGAGAATGATTTATCTGAAGTTGAAGAAATTATTATCACCGATCCAGAAGTGGCAATAATTCATCCTAAAATAAGAACAATAGATGTCAGCTCAGACAACAAAGCTGTGATAAAAAATAAATTAATAGATGAGAGTTCTCAGGACTATATTTTGTGGTTATCATCTGATAATGAGCTTGAAGATACATCAATAGAAGAGTTTATTGATGAAATAGAGGACAATCCAGATGCAGATATTATTTATGCAAATGAGATAATAAAAATAGGAGATGATGAGGATATAAGAAATTTTTCTGATTATTACGGAGCTGAAAATACACTTATACAGGCATTAACCCTTGAAGATGAATTACCTGAATGGGGGGTTGTTACTAAAAAATCGATCTTTGATAGGCTTGGAAAGTTTAATGAAGAATATGAAGATTACGAGTTCTATGAGTTTCTATACAAAAACCTAAAAAATCTTAGATTAAAACTGGCAGAGTTTACATTTATAACTTTTAATCTGAGAGATACTTTTATTGATACTTCTTTCAGGAGTAAAGCTTTAAGAGAAGCCGTAAAAATTTATGATTGGAAAAAAGAGATATTTTCTTCTTTAAGCTGGGATAAAAATGAAAATCTGGCATATTCAACTGCATATACAATGATAGGGGATAAACTTTTCAATTATTTTGATTTTTATAATGCCTCAGAGTATTACAGAAAAGCTCTTTTATCTTTTCATAATCAGGTTTCTTTGAAAAAACTTATAAATACACTTGTAATGATGGGATTTTTTGATAAGGCAAGATCAATAACCTCAACAGAACAGGGCTTGACTGAACAGGAAGCTCAGGAAATTACTGAAAATATAGATAAAATTCAACAATTAGTAAAAGAGCTGGAATCTGCTATTGAAGAAGGAAAAGCAGGAGATATTCTTATTTCTGCTCCAGATATATTATCTGTCTATCAAGGTGCTCCTATGTATAACATATTGGGAATAGTATATGCACTAAAAGGAGAGTTTCACACAGCTTATAGATTTCTTTATAAGGCTGTTACTATGAATCCACTGGATGAAGATATTTTATATAACCTGATAGATATTGCAGATAAAATAGGAAAAAAGAAAAAGTTGAGAAATTAG